Proteins encoded within one genomic window of Felis catus isolate Fca126 chromosome C1, F.catus_Fca126_mat1.0, whole genome shotgun sequence:
- the LOC111561635 gene encoding basic salivary proline-rich protein 2-like gives MGWKPGEPLPRGRAASPNSRHPSGVRSARATTARALPGSSAPAAPRSPRRTPPGGQEHGGHAPGLPRSPQPPQLGGRRVGRSHPGPQLAGSTADDPSPEPWPPRPERAPPPHTHRGAPSRVLDADARPALTAAAASAEGWSSPPPSPTARGRPAKPPPPPPPPPQQLRPPPRRSGRPAPRPRASRLPPGRGPPPEAQPIGPRARGGGAPAASRRLGRLPAQARGARAVSCAPAGRLSPTWQVVLATLCGLWHNRRTLGTSHLLHPPAGSWSSVLV, from the coding sequence ATGGGATGGAAGCCCGGCGAGCCTCTCCCCCGCGGCCGTGCGGCGTCGCCTAATTCAAGACACCCATCCGGGGTCCGGAGTGCCCGCGCAACGACTGCTCGCGCCCTTCCCGGTTCCTCCGCTCCCGCCGCGCCCCGCTCGCCCCGTCGGACCCCTCCGGGAGGACAGGAGCACGGAGGACACGCGCCCGGCCTCCCGCGCAGCCCTCAGCCGCCTCAGCTCGGGGGCCGCCGCGTGGGCCGCTCACACCCTGGACCGCAACTGGCCGGCAGCACCGCCGACGACCCCAGCCCGGAGCCCTGGCCGCCGCGGCCGGAGCGAGCGCCGCCGCCCCACACTCACCGCGGCGCTCCATCCCGCGTCCTGGACGCGGACGCCCGCCCAGCACTcacggccgccgccgcctccgccgagGGCTGGAGCTCGCCGCCCCCATCCCCCACGGCCCGCGGACGCCCGGCcaagccgccgccgccgccgccgccgccgccccagcAGCTACGGCCACCACCGCGCCGCTcgggccgccccgcccccaggcctcGCGCCTCGCGCCTCCCGCCCGGCCGCGGCCCGCCCCCTGAGGCCCAGCCCATTGGCCCGCGCGCCCGGGGAGGCGGGGCTCCGGCGGCCAGCCGCAGGTTGGGGCGGCTGCCGGCTCAGGCGCGCGGGGCGCGGGCTGTCAGCTGCGCCCCAGCCGGCAGGCTGTCCCCAACATGGCAGGTCGTGTTAGCCACTCTGTGCGGCTTGTGGCACAACAGGCGAACCTTAGGCACAAGTCACCTTTTGCATCCTCCCGCAGGTAGCTGGTCCTCTGTTCTTGTTTAA